TACACTGATACTCATACCAACCTTGGCGCAGCCAAAAAGCAAAGAATGGCAGATATTGTTGCCATCCCCCACATAGGCCAGTTTGAGCCCGGCCAGTTGCCCTTTATGCTCCTTGACGGTCATCAGGTCAGCCATGATCTGGCAGGGATGGTTCAGGTCGGTGAGACCGTTAATCACAGGTATGGCGGCATACTTGGCCAGTTCCTCGACGTCCGCATGAGAGTAGGTGCGGATCATTATTCCATCCAGGTAGCGGGATAGCGTCCGGGCGGTATCGGCGATGGATTCACCCCGGTTCAACTGCAGGTCGCCGGCGTTTAAGAATAGGGGGCGCCCTCCCAATTGGTACATGGCCACCTCAAAGGAAACCCGGGTACGGGTGGAGGATTTTTGAAAAATCATCCCCAGGGTTTTCCCCTGCAAGTAAGGGTGAGGCACGTTACTCTTTTGCTTTTCCTTTAGCTCTTCGGCCAATTCAAGTAAAGCGCCTATCTCCCCCGGCGTATAATCCTGCAGGTTCAAAAAATCCCGGCCTTTCATATTCATTCCTACAGATAGCAATCTAAATACCTTCTTTCTTAAGTAACCTAAACGTATGGCATGGTGCAAGAGACTCCGCGCCGCAGGTACGGCCAGCCGCAACATTGAAATGCAGGGCAATTAATCCGTCGAATATCGACTAAACAGCTCACCTTTCACTATCGGACGCGGTCACTTATATTTCGAATAGTCGCCTATACCGCCGGCGGCGCCACGCATCAATTGAAAACACCAGCGATGTAGGCGCCATTTCAACGGTTTATATTTATTCAGTTTTTAATTCTGCCATTACCTCATCGAGAATTCCGACCGCCAGGTCCACGTCCGACGTATTAATGGTCAGGGGAGGAATAAAGCGGAGAACGTAATCATTCACGCAGTTAATCAAAAGTCCTCTTGTATGGCAGCCTTCTACCAACGGCTTACCCTTGACCGACAGTTCCATCCCGAGCAGCAGGCCCATGCCCCTGACATCCTTCACGTAATCGTATTTGGCGGCCAGTCCTTTTAGCTGTTCATAGAAGTATTCTCCAACGGAAATGGCGTTTTCCAGGACCCCGCCGTAAAGCAACTCCTGCATGGCGGCCAGGGCCGCGACACAGGCCAGCGGGTTGCCGCCGAAAGTGGAGGCGTGGTCGCCTGGTTGAAAGGCTGCGGCGACCTTCTCTTTAGCCAGCGTGGCGCCAATCGGAAAACCTCCGCCCAGAGCCTTGGCCAGCGTGAGGATATCCGGCGCCACCCCGTAATGTTCATAGGCAAAGAAGCTGCCGGTCCGGCCCAGACCGCACTGGACCTCATCAAAGATCAACAGCGCCCCGTGTTCCTGACAGAGCCCGGCAACCCCTTCCAGGTATTCAGGCGCAGGCACGTTGACCCCGCCCTCACCCTGAATCGGCTCCAGCATAACCGCGCAGGTTGAGGGGCC
This region of Pelotomaculum schinkii genomic DNA includes:
- the argF gene encoding ornithine carbamoyltransferase gives rise to the protein MNMKGRDFLNLQDYTPGEIGALLELAEELKEKQKSNVPHPYLQGKTLGMIFQKSSTRTRVSFEVAMYQLGGRPLFLNAGDLQLNRGESIADTARTLSRYLDGIMIRTYSHADVEELAKYAAIPVINGLTDLNHPCQIMADLMTVKEHKGQLAGLKLAYVGDGNNICHSLLFGCAKVGMSISVASPKDYWPQEQIVNQARQDALSAGAAVRITTDPVEAVSGADVVVTDVWASMGQEVEKAERVAVFAPYQVNRKLVAHAKPDYIFLHCLPAHRGEEVVEEVIDGSHSVVWDEAENRLHVQKAVLAALL
- a CDS encoding aspartate aminotransferase family protein; translation: MNTREIIELSEKYLMKNVGRIALAPVRGEGARLWDADGLEYLDFVSGIAVNSLGHCPQSVADAISWQSHQLMHCSNLYYIEPQALLAKLLVENSDLDKAFFCNSGAEANEAAIKLARKYARLNYGEEKFEIITALNSFHGRTLATVTATGQPKYQKGFEPLPGGFRYVPFNDLGALEEAIGPSTCAVMLEPIQGEGGVNVPAPEYLEGVAGLCQEHGALLIFDEVQCGLGRTGSFFAYEHYGVAPDILTLAKALGGGFPIGATLAKEKVAAAFQPGDHASTFGGNPLACVAALAAMQELLYGGVLENAISVGEYFYEQLKGLAAKYDYVKDVRGMGLLLGMELSVKGKPLVEGCHTRGLLINCVNDYVLRFIPPLTINTSDVDLAVGILDEVMAELKTE